Part of the Microbacterium sp. Clip185 genome is shown below.
TCGGTGTTGCCGAGCTTCGTCTTGGTCTGCCCCTCGAACTGGGGCTCGGAGAGCTTGACGGAGATGACAGCCGTCAGGCCTTCGCGCACGTCGTCGCCGGAGAGGTTGTCGTCCTTCTCCTTGAGCAGGTTCTGCGCCCGGGCGTACTTGTTGACGAGGGTCGTGAGCGCCGCACGGAAGCCCTCTTCGTGGGTGCCGCCCTCATGCGTGTTGATCGTGTTCGCGTAGGTGAACACGTTCTCCGTGTAGGAGGTCGTCCACTGCATCGCGAGCTCGAGCGCGATGTGGCGCTCGGTGTCCTCGGACTCGAAGTCGATGATCTCGTCGTTGACCGCATCCGCCTTGCGCACGCGGTTGAGGTACTCGACGTAGTCGACGAGGCCACGCTCGTACAGGAACTCGTCGTGCGGCTGCACGGCGACGACCTTGCCGTCGACCTCCTCGTCGACCGTGTGGTCGGGGCGCTCGTCGCGCACGGTGATGGTCAGGCCCTTGTTCAGGAACGCCATCTGCTGGAAGCGAGTGCGCAGCGTGTCGTAGTCGAAGTCGACCGTCTCGAAGATCGCGGGATCGGGCCAGAAGGTGATCGTGGTTCCGGTGGACTCCGTCGCAGCGCCCTGAGCGAGCGGGGCCTGAGGAACGCCGCCGCTGGCGTACGACTGGTTCCACTCGTAGCCCTGACGCTTGACGCTCACCTCGAGCCGTGTCGAGAGCGCGTTCACGACCGAGGAGCCGACGCCGTGCAGACCACCCGAGACCGCGTAGCCGCCGCCGCCGAACTTGCCACCGGCATGGAGGACCGTCAGCACCACCTCGACCGTGGACTTGCCCTCCGTCTTGTGGATGTCGACGGGGATGCCGCGGCCGTTGTCGACGACGCGCACGCCGCCGTCGGCCAGGATCGTCACCTCAATACGGTCGCAGTACCCCGCGAGCGCCTCGTCGACGGAGTTGTCGACGATCTCGTACACCAGGTGGTGGAGTCCGCGCGGTCCCGTGGAACCGATGTACATGCCGGGGCGCTTGCGAACGGCCTCGAGTCCCTCGAGAACCTGGATCGCGTCTGCCCCGTACTCGTTCCGGACCGGCTCGGGGGTGTTCTGTCCGTCGTTGGGAACGCTGGAGGGGGTGGGGGACGTCATAGGTTTCGAGCGCTCCGGTTCTAGTAGACGGACCCTTCCAGTCTATCAAGCGGAGGCTCATCACGGGGCGTGTACGCCCGTGTGGCGTCGTAAACGGACGCGAGACACGTCCGTACATGCCTTATCCGTAGGTATCCCGGGGACCGCGCCCTGGAACGGCTCTGGGACCCCATTTCCAGGAGGGGACGTCCGGGCCGACGAAGCGCACGTTCTGGACGCCCGCATCCGGGAACCGCTGCGCGATGGTCGTCACGATGTGCGTGCGCATCAGACGCAACTGCTTCGCCCAGGCGGTCGAGTCGCACTGCACGGTGAGCACACCCGCATCCAGTCCTACGGGACGCGTGTGCCTCGCGGTCTCCTCACCGGCGACGAGCTCCCACTGGCGAACGAGGTCAGCGCGGGCCAGAAGTGGGTCCCAACCGGCCTGTTTCGTCCAGTGGGCGAGCACGTCGCCGACGCCGTGCGGATCGCGCCCGGGGGTGAACGGGGCATCCTCGTCGCCCGTGCCGCGACGGGTGCGCCTCTTCGCACCGCGCCG
Proteins encoded:
- a CDS encoding DUF721 domain-containing protein, with the protein product MSDEDEVPETLSTYLRLRGLEPTSRRGAKRRTRRGTGDEDAPFTPGRDPHGVGDVLAHWTKQAGWDPLLARADLVRQWELVAGEETARHTRPVGLDAGVLTVQCDSTAWAKQLRLMRTHIVTTIAQRFPDAGVQNVRFVGPDVPSWKWGPRAVPGRGPRDTYG
- the gyrB gene encoding DNA topoisomerase (ATP-hydrolyzing) subunit B; protein product: MTSPTPSSVPNDGQNTPEPVRNEYGADAIQVLEGLEAVRKRPGMYIGSTGPRGLHHLVYEIVDNSVDEALAGYCDRIEVTILADGGVRVVDNGRGIPVDIHKTEGKSTVEVVLTVLHAGGKFGGGGYAVSGGLHGVGSSVVNALSTRLEVSVKRQGYEWNQSYASGGVPQAPLAQGAATESTGTTITFWPDPAIFETVDFDYDTLRTRFQQMAFLNKGLTITVRDERPDHTVDEEVDGKVVAVQPHDEFLYERGLVDYVEYLNRVRKADAVNDEIIDFESEDTERHIALELAMQWTTSYTENVFTYANTINTHEGGTHEEGFRAALTTLVNKYARAQNLLKEKDDNLSGDDVREGLTAVISVKLSEPQFEGQTKTKLGNTEAKAFVQKVVGDQLGDWFDRNPQQAKNIVRKAIDAATARMAARKARETARRKSVFESASMPDKLKDCTSKDPSISEIFLVEGDSAGGSAVQGRDPHTQAILALRGKILNVERARLDRALGNNEVQAMIQAFGTGIGEDFSIEKARYHKIVLMADADVDGQHITTLLLTLLFRYMRGLIEAGYVYLAQPPLYRLKWSNSPHEYVYSDVERDALLAEGLAAGRRIPKDNGIQRYKGLGEMNAKELWETTMDPSTRTLLQVTIDDAAAADEIFSTLMGEDVESRRHFIQRNAKDVRFLDI